TCAGCTTTGCGCAGGCCGGCGACCATGTGGTACTCCAGGACGATCTCTACGGCGGAACCCACGCCTTCGCCGAGAGGGGGTTCCCCCGACTGGGCATCGATTGTACCTTCGCTCCCTGCGATCCCGAAGGCCTCCAGGCGGCGCTGACGGACAAGACAAGGGTCCTCTACCTTGAGACACCCACGAACCCGCTGCTCAAGATCATCGACCTGCGTGCCATGGCCGAGATCGCCCGAGAAGCCGGCGTGGTGACCATTGTTGACAACACTTTCGCCTCGCCGATCAACCAGACGCCCATCCCCCTGGGGATCGACGTGGTGGTACACAGCGGGACCAAGTACCTGGGCGGCCATAGCGACTTGCAGTGTGGCGCAGTCCTGGCGCGTCGCGAGTTGATGGAGCAGATCCGCGAGATCGCGACCCACTTCGGCGGCAGCCTCAACGCCGAGTCCTGCTACCTGATGGAGCGCAGCATGAAGACCCTTAGCCTGCGCGTGGAGCGCCAGACCTCCAATGCCATGGTGATCGCCCAGGCTCTCTCCGACCTGCCGCAGATCGGCGCCGTGTACTACCCTGGCCTGCCCAACCACCCCGGGCATGACCTCGCCCGCGAGCAGATGAAGGGCTTCGGCGCCATGCTGTCCTTTGAGTTGGCCGACCCAACCGCTTCGGCTGAGGACTACATGAGCCGACTGCAGATGATCCATCCTGCCCTCAGCCTTGGTGGCGTCGAGACCAAGATCTGCGCTCCGGCCACGGCTTCGCACAGGACAATGGACCCCGAAGCGCGCCGGCGCATCGGCATCTCAGACCAGCTCCTGCGTCTCTCTGTGGGGATCGAGAACACCGAGGACATCCTATCAGACCTGCAGCAGGCCATGGGCTAGAACCGACTGCGGGAGGGCACATCCCCGAAGAGGACAAGCGCAGGATCCCCGGCGGCGACCCTCCTAGGCCGGGCCTGTAGCTCTCTGCGCTGCGGCAGGCAGCTCGAACAACGGCGTCGCCTGGCCGGAAGCGTCGATGGCCCAGGGCGCCCAGAGCAGAGCAAGCGAGGTCACCTGGATGTCGCTCCTCTTGGCCCGGAGGTCCACGGCCTCAAGGGCGAGTTGCGTGCCATCGACCGCCCGGTTGACCGCCTGCAGGTCCGCGTTGAACTCGGCC
Above is a window of Armatimonadia bacterium DNA encoding:
- a CDS encoding PLP-dependent aspartate aminotransferase family protein translates to MRLETVCVHAGEYLDAETGGVNSPIFTSTAYEYLGCEEPLYQRYFNTPNQEAVVEKLCALEGAEDGIVCASGMSAISTALLSFAQAGDHVVLQDDLYGGTHAFAERGFPRLGIDCTFAPCDPEGLQAALTDKTRVLYLETPTNPLLKIIDLRAMAEIAREAGVVTIVDNTFASPINQTPIPLGIDVVVHSGTKYLGGHSDLQCGAVLARRELMEQIREIATHFGGSLNAESCYLMERSMKTLSLRVERQTSNAMVIAQALSDLPQIGAVYYPGLPNHPGHDLAREQMKGFGAMLSFELADPTASAEDYMSRLQMIHPALSLGGVETKICAPATASHRTMDPEARRRIGISDQLLRLSVGIENTEDILSDLQQAMG